A segment of the Panacibacter ginsenosidivorans genome:
ATGATCGGGGCTTGTTCTTATTGCAGGCAGGCCTGCTGTGTAATTAACACCTTCACCAATGGCCAGGGATTTAAAAGGTATCAAACCCTGGTCGTGGTACATAGCAAGCACCGCATCGAATTTTTCATAATGGCCCCGGGCAAAAAAAGCGTCGGCACTATAAGGTCCAAACACCAGCATATTCTGTTGTTTCGCTTCTTTTACGGCAGGTTTTATAATGGTCTCTTCTTCATTACCTATAAGTCCTTCATCACCTGCATGCGGGTTTAACCCAAGCACTGCTATCTTCGGTTTATCCACGCCAAAATCTTTCTGCAGGCTTGCATGCAATATTTTCAGCTTGCTTAAAATATTTGCTTTGGTTACATATTGTGCAATCTCGCTCACAGGCACATGTTCTGTAAGCAGCGCCACACGCATATTTTCGGCCACCATCAGCATTACCACATCGCTTACTTCAAACACAGCTTTCAGGTAAGGCGTGTGGCCGCTGTAATTAAATGCTTCTGATTGAATATTTTTTTTATGAATAGGCGCTGTAACCAATGCCTGTATATTTCCTTCTTTTAAAGCCTGCACGCCCTGCTGCAAGGATAGCAGTGCATATTTGCCCCCAATATCATTTAACTGGCCGGGTGTTATCTGCACTTCTTCTTCCCAGCAGTTAAACACATTGATCTGTTTTGGATTCAGCCTCGAAAAATCTTTCACCGCCTGGTACGAAAAATTAATATCGGGTACTACTTTACGGTAAAAATTTATGCTCTTATTACTCGCAAAAATAACCGGCACACAAAATTCTGTGATGCGGCCATCAGCAAGGCTTTTAATGATCAGTTCAATACCAATCCCATTCAGGTCACCACAGGTAAAACCCACCACGGGCTTTTGCAATTCATGACTCATGCAAATAATTTATCCGGTAAAAATAAGGATTATCGTATAAGTATTGATTTATGTGTTTTGAGCCCGACAATTGATAAAGTATGAAACTTCCGTTGCGTCGCACTCTTGTACCTGAGGTTATATCCTGAACAGTTCTCACGGTCAGGCGCATACGGGTTAGCCATGCAGGATAAAAGCCGGTAAACTTTAAACGGCGTAAACTTCAAACTTAGCGGTATCTGTTGTGTAAAAAATAATATCTTCATTCCGATTTTTATAAGACAATTGCGACCGCTATTTTTACACCACCAAAAAAAACCAGCAAATGAAAACAGTAATTGTTCCTATTGACTTCTCTGATACGTCTTTAAATGCCGCTGAATATGCAGCCAGGTTCCTTGCAGGCCATTATGGTGTTGAAATCATTCTTTACCATTGTTACGATACAGAATTAGGTGAAGAGAACAGCCTTGAAAACCTTGGTAATCTTAAGAACAGGCTTCTGGAGATAACCCCTTTAAATATAACCTTGCTGGCAGAAAGAACAGATGAATTTTTAGAAGAACTTGAAAAACTTGCAAGGCACAGGGAAGCAGATCTTGTAATAATGGGTATTACCGGCGGACGCTCCAGCAGAGAGCAGCGTTTTATGGGCAGCAATGCATTAAAGCTTGCCGAAAATAAATATATACCGGTATTAATTGTACCGGAAAACAGTAAATACAAAGGAATGAAAAATGTATTGCTGGCAACAGATCTTAAGAATGTTGTAGGAACCACACCTTCAGCTCCCATTAAAAAGATATTGAAAGAGTTTAACCTGAATCTGCATGTGATCAATGTAAACGAAGAACATTATATAGAGCTTTCAGAAGAAGCCCGTGCAGAAAGAAACAAACTGGATGAAATGTTCAGTGAGTATAACCCTGAGTTTTATTTCCTTCGCCTCTTTGAAATAGAAGATGCCATTAACCAGTTTGCAGAAGATAAAAATATTGACCTTGTTATTAATGTACACAGGGAGCATTCACTTTTTAGCAGGCTCTTTAAAAACAGCCATACCAAAAAAATGGCATTTCAAAGCCATGTGCCTTTGCTGGTAGTGCATGAGTAAAAAAGTTTTAAGTCTTTTAAAAGCCCGGTGCAAAAAAATGTGCCGGGCTTTTATTTTATGATAATTTTATTCCCCCTGAATTTTCACTTTTCACCTTTCACCATTGACCACTCAGCATTCACCCCAATCAACTATTTTTGCCCCGCATGCAATACACACTAAAAAAATCACTGGGTCAGCATTTTTTAAAAGATGAAAACATTTGCCATAAGATAGTGGATGCATTGCAGCAAACCATTACAAATACTGCTATTCATAATGTTCTGGAAGTCGGGCCAGGGGCAGGTGCCATTACAAAATACATTTTACAGATCCCGGGTATTGATTTTAAAGCAGTGGAACTCGATGATGAAAAAGTAGCTTATCTCGAACATAC
Coding sequences within it:
- the pdxA gene encoding 4-hydroxythreonine-4-phosphate dehydrogenase PdxA, whose translation is MSHELQKPVVGFTCGDLNGIGIELIIKSLADGRITEFCVPVIFASNKSINFYRKVVPDINFSYQAVKDFSRLNPKQINVFNCWEEEVQITPGQLNDIGGKYALLSLQQGVQALKEGNIQALVTAPIHKKNIQSEAFNYSGHTPYLKAVFEVSDVVMLMVAENMRVALLTEHVPVSEIAQYVTKANILSKLKILHASLQKDFGVDKPKIAVLGLNPHAGDEGLIGNEEETIIKPAVKEAKQQNMLVFGPYSADAFFARGHYEKFDAVLAMYHDQGLIPFKSLAIGEGVNYTAGLPAIRTSPDHGTAFDIAGKGKADHNSFIEATYKAIDIAHMRLGYAEMRRNPLRKMSNMIVANAQDEVIKEDAE
- a CDS encoding universal stress protein, which encodes MKTVIVPIDFSDTSLNAAEYAARFLAGHYGVEIILYHCYDTELGEENSLENLGNLKNRLLEITPLNITLLAERTDEFLEELEKLARHREADLVIMGITGGRSSREQRFMGSNALKLAENKYIPVLIVPENSKYKGMKNVLLATDLKNVVGTTPSAPIKKILKEFNLNLHVINVNEEHYIELSEEARAERNKLDEMFSEYNPEFYFLRLFEIEDAINQFAEDKNIDLVINVHREHSLFSRLFKNSHTKKMAFQSHVPLLVVHE